In Deltaproteobacteria bacterium, one genomic interval encodes:
- a CDS encoding chemotaxis protein CheA, whose translation MAMNEGAQLFLDEARELLGELEELLLELELNPENMDQVARVFRTMHTIKGSGAMFGFEEVARFTHEVETVFDRVRSGEMKVDTELLGLALKARDHIFSLLESPPQGDETCRQVSNLLMEEFRKAAGAVDHAQDSTPESAPVSGGPCRGSIPKDAATWWVRFRPKHDAFAVGTRPLSLIQELVELGRSRTRFEARNIPELDAYDAEAVYGWWDVLLCTDQGEDPIRDVFVFLDADDGEAEIRRVANKCVRETDLDLFIEFLAKRWDQSSQVVGLELEALVQETIAPRRAAKVQEVEAEGPVQSKSIRVDSHRLDMLVNMVGELVIIQSRLTQAARGGVDESVVGQISEDLERLTDEMRDNALSLRMLPIGTMMGGLRRLVRDLSVQLGKKVRLATKGEDTELDKTVIDQLKDPLMHALRNCLDHAIEPPEVRRGRGKDETGLVILGAEHASGEVVITVADDGGGLDLDAIHEKAVAKGLIEPGTDLSPREIANLIFLPGFSTAKQVSDVSGRGVGMDVVKRGIEALRGKVDLDTKPGLGTTLTIRLPLTLAIIDGLNVVVGGESFIMPLTTVEACEERFVNGSGVRTVDIVTRRGHLVPCVSLRRLLGVPGEQPGYERVIICSHDGVEVGFGVDRVIGRQQAVIKPLSDYYHDLRWISGTTINGDGGISLILDIPQLVGFARENFDESMLEFGAGGGVS comes from the coding sequence ATGGCCATGAACGAAGGCGCCCAGCTTTTTCTGGACGAGGCCCGCGAACTGCTTGGAGAACTGGAAGAATTGCTCCTGGAACTGGAGTTGAATCCCGAAAACATGGATCAGGTGGCCAGGGTTTTTCGGACCATGCACACCATCAAGGGTTCCGGGGCCATGTTCGGGTTCGAGGAGGTGGCCCGGTTTACCCACGAGGTGGAAACGGTCTTCGATCGGGTCCGCTCCGGGGAGATGAAGGTCGACACCGAGCTTCTGGGATTGGCCTTGAAGGCCAGGGACCATATTTTCAGCCTTCTTGAAAGTCCTCCCCAGGGAGACGAAACCTGCAGGCAGGTCTCGAACCTGTTGATGGAGGAATTCAGAAAGGCGGCCGGAGCTGTAGACCATGCCCAAGATTCGACCCCGGAATCGGCCCCGGTTTCAGGCGGTCCGTGCCGGGGTTCGATTCCCAAGGACGCGGCCACCTGGTGGGTTCGTTTTCGGCCCAAACACGACGCCTTTGCCGTCGGAACCAGGCCCCTTTCCCTGATTCAGGAATTGGTTGAGCTGGGGCGGTCCAGAACGCGTTTCGAGGCCCGGAACATTCCCGAACTGGACGCCTACGATGCCGAGGCCGTGTACGGCTGGTGGGATGTGCTGCTGTGCACAGACCAGGGCGAGGACCCCATTCGGGACGTGTTCGTGTTTCTGGACGCCGACGACGGGGAGGCCGAGATCCGCAGGGTGGCGAACAAGTGCGTCCGGGAGACCGACCTCGACTTGTTCATCGAATTCTTGGCCAAGCGATGGGACCAGTCGAGCCAGGTGGTCGGGCTGGAACTGGAGGCCCTGGTCCAGGAGACCATCGCCCCAAGGCGTGCGGCAAAGGTTCAGGAGGTCGAGGCCGAGGGCCCGGTCCAGTCCAAAAGCATCAGGGTCGATTCCCACCGGCTGGACATGCTGGTGAACATGGTCGGGGAACTGGTCATCATCCAGTCCCGGCTGACCCAGGCCGCCAGAGGGGGTGTGGACGAGTCCGTCGTCGGGCAGATTTCCGAGGATCTGGAGCGCCTGACGGACGAGATGCGCGACAACGCCCTGAGCCTGCGCATGCTGCCCATTGGGACCATGATGGGTGGGTTGCGTCGTCTGGTCCGGGACCTGTCCGTGCAGTTGGGCAAGAAGGTTCGTCTGGCGACCAAGGGCGAGGACACGGAGCTTGACAAGACCGTCATCGACCAGTTGAAGGATCCCCTCATGCACGCCCTGAGAAATTGTCTCGATCACGCCATCGAGCCGCCGGAGGTCCGGAGGGGGCGGGGCAAGGACGAGACCGGGCTGGTGATTCTGGGGGCCGAGCACGCCAGCGGCGAGGTGGTCATCACCGTTGCCGACGACGGGGGCGGGCTGGATCTGGACGCCATTCACGAAAAGGCCGTGGCCAAGGGACTCATCGAGCCCGGCACTGATCTGAGTCCCAGGGAGATTGCCAACCTCATTTTCTTGCCCGGGTTTTCCACGGCCAAGCAGGTTTCGGACGTGTCCGGTCGGGGAGTGGGCATGGATGTGGTCAAGCGGGGCATCGAGGCCTTGCGGGGCAAGGTCGATCTGGACACCAAGCCCGGGCTGGGCACGACCTTGACCATCCGACTGCCCCTGACCCTGGCCATCATCGACGGATTGAACGTGGTTGTGGGAGGAGAGTCGTTCATCATGCCCCTGACCACGGTGGAGGCCTGCGAGGAGCGGTTCGTGAACGGCTCAGGGGTTCGAACGGTGGACATCGTCACCCGAAGGGGACATCTTGTGCCCTGTGTGAGTTTGAGGCGACTTCTGGGAGTTCCCGGTGAGCAGCCGGGGTACGAGCGGGTCATCATCTGCTCCCACGACGGGGTGGAGGTCGGATTCGGGGTGGACAGGGTCATCGGCCGTCAACAGGCGGTCATCAAGCCTTTGAGTGACTACTACCACGACCTGCGCTGGATTTCGGGCACGACCATCAACGGGGATGGAGGCATATCCCTGATTCTGGACATTCCTCAGTTGGTGGGTTTCGCCAGGGAGAACTTCGACGAATCCATGTTGGAATTCGGTGCCGGGGGCGGCGTTTCCTGA
- a CDS encoding STAS domain-containing protein, whose product MKIHLEGTYNVDRAEELRHILVNAAREGGPLEVDLSRVDDADLSMFQLLHSVQRQIKPERFSILSGWNEDIGLKLGLTGFKVGGSGS is encoded by the coding sequence ATGAAAATCCATCTTGAGGGAACATACAACGTGGATCGGGCCGAAGAGCTTCGGCACATTCTCGTGAATGCGGCCCGGGAGGGTGGTCCACTTGAGGTGGATCTGAGCCGAGTCGACGACGCGGATTTGTCCATGTTTCAGCTCTTGCATTCGGTCCAAAGACAGATCAAGCCCGAGCGGTTCTCGATCCTCTCGGGCTGGAACGAAGACATAGGCCTAAAGCTCGGTCTGACCGGGTTTAAGGTCGGGGGATCGGGGTCATGA
- a CDS encoding chemotaxis protein CheW — protein MDTLNKYLTFTLGPQVFAIPIESVREVQDAVETTRIPQTPPFMLGVMNLRGTAVPVVDLKRKFGMGPTQRTINSRIAIVEGRKGDDDGLVGALADSVREVLEIDPSVIEEAPRMGMRVKPDFIRGVARSGEAFVVLLDIARIFSAEEMVFEPGPEMTAESGQEPS, from the coding sequence ATGGATACGTTGAACAAGTACCTGACCTTCACGCTGGGCCCCCAGGTTTTCGCCATACCCATTGAAAGCGTCCGGGAGGTGCAGGATGCGGTAGAGACGACCAGGATTCCCCAGACCCCGCCCTTCATGCTCGGGGTCATGAATCTGCGGGGCACGGCCGTGCCGGTGGTCGATTTGAAACGAAAGTTCGGGATGGGGCCCACGCAGCGGACCATCAATTCCCGAATCGCCATTGTCGAGGGACGCAAGGGCGATGACGATGGCCTGGTCGGGGCCCTGGCCGATTCGGTCAGGGAGGTGCTGGAAATCGATCCTTCGGTCATTGAGGAGGCTCCGAGGATGGGCATGCGGGTCAAGCCGGATTTCATCCGAGGTGTGGCTAGATCGGGCGAGGCCTTTGTCGTCCTTTTGGACATCGCCCGGATTTTTTCCGCCGAGGAGATGGTTTTCGAACCTGGACCGGAAATGACCGCGGAATCAGGACAGGAGCCGTCATGA
- a CDS encoding methyl-accepting chemotaxis protein, which translates to MVKGMAGAAEKVSAITNDALVYQKQAMQDQVKSSNILVVSFAVLSVILGLAFAIYIIRAIQKGLRSAINVSEALSVGDLSVKIVKDSEDEIGQLLDAMQRLVDAEKEVAGLAEQMAGGDLRAQVRIRSDKDALMKALEAMIERLNEVMGEVQLGSEHVAAGSEEMSATAESLAQGASEQAAAVEESSSAMEEMSSAIQQNADNAQQTEKIALGAADDARQSGAAVTEAVQAMKDIAERISIIQEIARQTDLLALNAAIEAARAGEHGKGFAVVAAEVRKLAERSSGAASEITELSGRSTEVAERAGGMLARLVPDIQRTAELVQEIAAASREQSEGAEQVNKGLQQLDSVVQQNSTASEQMASTSEELSSQAQQLQSAVSFFQIKEGSHNLGRSRLEVDRGRTRRNSGGRPSSRTPKAVTQTKKQAKGLMLEMGGGSDSGDDDFERY; encoded by the coding sequence ATGGTCAAGGGCATGGCCGGAGCGGCCGAAAAGGTCAGCGCCATCACCAACGACGCCCTAGTCTATCAGAAGCAGGCCATGCAGGATCAGGTGAAGTCCTCGAACATCCTGGTCGTGAGTTTTGCCGTCTTGAGCGTGATCCTTGGTCTGGCATTCGCCATCTACATCATCCGGGCCATTCAGAAGGGCCTTCGCAGCGCCATCAATGTTTCCGAGGCGCTTTCCGTGGGTGATTTGTCCGTCAAGATCGTCAAGGACAGCGAGGACGAGATCGGCCAGCTTCTGGATGCCATGCAGCGGCTGGTGGATGCCGAGAAGGAGGTGGCCGGTCTGGCCGAACAGATGGCTGGAGGCGATTTGCGGGCCCAGGTTCGGATCAGGTCCGACAAGGACGCCTTGATGAAGGCCCTGGAGGCCATGATCGAGCGTCTGAACGAGGTCATGGGCGAGGTGCAGTTGGGCAGCGAACACGTGGCCGCCGGAAGCGAGGAGATGAGCGCCACGGCCGAATCCCTGGCCCAGGGGGCGTCCGAGCAGGCCGCGGCCGTTGAGGAGTCGTCCTCGGCCATGGAAGAGATGTCCTCAGCCATTCAGCAGAACGCCGACAACGCCCAGCAGACCGAGAAGATCGCCCTGGGCGCCGCCGATGACGCCCGCCAGAGCGGCGCGGCTGTGACCGAGGCCGTTCAGGCCATGAAGGATATCGCCGAGAGGATTTCCATCATTCAGGAAATCGCCCGTCAGACCGACCTCCTGGCCCTGAACGCGGCCATTGAGGCCGCCCGTGCTGGCGAACACGGCAAGGGTTTCGCCGTCGTGGCCGCCGAGGTCCGCAAGCTGGCCGAGCGCAGTTCCGGGGCCGCGTCCGAGATCACCGAGCTTTCAGGCCGGAGCACCGAGGTGGCCGAACGGGCTGGGGGCATGTTGGCCAGACTGGTGCCGGATATCCAGAGGACGGCCGAGCTTGTCCAGGAGATCGCCGCAGCCAGCCGAGAGCAGAGCGAAGGTGCCGAGCAGGTCAACAAGGGACTGCAGCAGTTGGATTCCGTGGTCCAGCAAAACTCCACAGCCTCTGAACAGATGGCCTCGACCTCCGAGGAATTGTCCAGCCAGGCCCAGCAGCTCCAGTCGGCGGTTTCCTTCTTCCAGATCAAGGAAGGGTCTCATAACCTTGGTCGTTCGAGGCTGGAAGTCGACCGGGGGCGTACGCGCAGGAATTCCGGAGGCCGGCCTTCGTCCAGAACCCCCAAGGCCGTGACCCAGACCAAAAAGCAGGCCAAGGGGCTCATGCTGGAGATGGGTGGAGGCAGCGATTCCGGTGACGACGACTTTGAAAGATACTAG
- a CDS encoding dipeptidase — MKRVLERVLAACVLVLLAWPAWSCTTIIVGKQASVDGSVLVSHSEDGLGDPRMVYIPAKDHEPGSVRHVYDSDVALGYEPRFGSDPVHRFNIDERSPRYKAPAGVPPSQPLGSIPQVSHTYAYFDGNYGLMNEHQLIMGECTDKAKVHPEAEEGKRIFYSSELSRVALERCKTAREAVKLMGELIMTYGYYGTGETLLVGDPDEGWVMEMCGYDMDGTDGVWVAQRVPDDGFFVAANQFRIREVKEDAEDMMYSPNIFEVAKAKGWWKSEDGPLDWTAVYGDGEFHHPYYSLRRVWRAQSLVAPSLKLSPWVEDALTKAYPFSIRPDNKLDVRDVMRIHRDVYEGTEFDLSKGLAAGPFSDPVRFEGGAEATMGDQSGPSVNGAFERPLSIYRCVYAYVCQARKDLPDAIGGVIWFGPDRPATSVLMPFYPGAGNLPDSLQRGNPLVFDRGSMWTAFNYVANYAGLKYSYMIKDITAQSEAFEARFFGRQADVEAQALKLWKAGDTSGAAKVLADHSQQAADDVLAAWWKLSEDLYIKYNDGYLNEPDNIAQPLFYPNWWLKAVGYENGPLEYKSKTR, encoded by the coding sequence ATGAAAAGGGTGTTGGAAAGGGTGTTGGCGGCATGTGTTTTGGTTCTTTTGGCATGGCCCGCTTGGTCGTGTACGACCATCATCGTGGGCAAGCAAGCCTCGGTCGACGGATCGGTGCTGGTGTCCCATTCCGAGGACGGCCTGGGCGACCCGCGCATGGTCTATATTCCGGCCAAGGATCATGAGCCTGGGAGCGTTCGGCACGTCTACGACTCGGACGTGGCCCTGGGCTACGAGCCCCGCTTCGGCTCCGACCCGGTCCACCGTTTCAATATCGACGAGCGCAGCCCTCGGTACAAGGCCCCGGCCGGGGTTCCACCGAGCCAGCCCCTGGGCTCCATTCCCCAAGTGTCCCATACCTATGCCTATTTCGACGGCAACTACGGGCTCATGAACGAGCATCAGCTGATCATGGGCGAGTGCACGGACAAGGCCAAGGTCCATCCCGAAGCAGAGGAAGGCAAGCGGATCTTCTACTCCTCAGAGCTTTCCCGGGTGGCTTTGGAGAGGTGCAAGACGGCCCGGGAGGCGGTCAAGCTCATGGGCGAGCTGATCATGACCTACGGCTACTACGGGACGGGTGAAACCCTGCTGGTGGGCGACCCTGACGAGGGATGGGTCATGGAGATGTGCGGCTACGACATGGACGGAACCGACGGAGTCTGGGTGGCCCAGCGTGTCCCGGACGACGGGTTTTTTGTGGCCGCAAACCAGTTCCGGATCCGAGAGGTCAAAGAGGACGCCGAGGACATGATGTATTCGCCCAACATCTTCGAGGTGGCCAAGGCCAAGGGCTGGTGGAAGTCTGAAGACGGCCCCCTGGACTGGACCGCGGTCTACGGAGACGGGGAGTTCCATCATCCGTATTATTCCCTGCGCCGGGTCTGGCGGGCCCAGTCCCTGGTGGCTCCGTCCCTGAAGCTCTCGCCTTGGGTCGAGGATGCCTTGACCAAGGCCTATCCTTTTTCCATCCGGCCGGACAACAAGCTGGACGTGCGGGATGTCATGCGCATCCATCGCGACGTTTACGAGGGCACGGAGTTCGACCTGTCCAAGGGTTTGGCGGCGGGCCCCTTCAGCGATCCGGTCCGCTTCGAGGGCGGGGCCGAGGCAACCATGGGCGATCAGAGCGGGCCGTCTGTCAACGGGGCCTTTGAACGGCCTCTGAGCATCTATCGCTGCGTCTACGCCTATGTCTGCCAAGCCCGAAAAGATCTGCCCGACGCCATCGGCGGGGTGATTTGGTTCGGCCCGGATCGTCCGGCCACCAGTGTGCTCATGCCCTTTTACCCGGGGGCCGGGAATTTGCCCGACAGTCTTCAGCGCGGCAACCCCCTGGTCTTCGACCGGGGCAGTATGTGGACGGCCTTCAACTACGTGGCCAACTACGCCGGACTCAAATATTCATACATGATTAAGGACATTACGGCCCAAAGTGAGGCCTTTGAGGCCCGATTTTTCGGCAGGCAGGCCGATGTGGAGGCCCAGGCCCTGAAGCTCTGGAAGGCCGGAGACACGTCCGGCGCGGCCAAGGTTCTGGCCGATCATTCCCAACAGGCGGCCGACGATGTCCTGGCGGCATGGTGGAAACTCTCTGAAGACCTCTACATCAAGTACAATGACGGGTACCTAAACGAGCCGGACAACATCGCCCAGCCTTTGTTTTACCCCAACTGGTGGCTCAAGGCCGTGGGGTACGAGAACGGCCCTTTGGAATATAAATCCAAGACCCGATAA